In the genome of Paenibacillus sp. FSL R5-0766, one region contains:
- a CDS encoding glycoside hydrolase family 3 N-terminal domain-containing protein has translation MDYKDASLPIQERVQDLIGRMTTAEKIGQLIQPMGWKTYDKADDGTVQVTEEFKADMEQGGVGSLYGVLRADPWTEVTLETGLTPRQGAVATNVIQRYAMEHSRLGIPILFGEECSHGHMAIGATVFPVPLMVGSTWNMELYRKMCEAIAVETRSQGGAATYSPVLDVVRDPRWGRTEECFAEDPYLIGEFAVEAMKGLQGEGLDSNQTIVATLKHFAAYGSSEGGRNAAPVHMGLRELHEIDLLPFKKAVEAGACSVMTAYNEIDGVPCTSSTYLLNDLLREQWGFDGFVITDFGAIQMLVHGHNTAENGEQAVAQSLQAGVDMEMSGYMYRKHLGQALEQGSIEEKDLDLAVRRVLEMKFRLGLFEQPFVDPDFAEQVIGCEDHIQLAREVAQEGIVLLKNEGNTLPLAKTGTKLAVIGPNANHIYNQLGDYTSPQPREQIVTVLDGITRKLGADSGQVLYAPGCRIKGDSREGFAQALACAEQADVIVMVMGGSSARDFGEGTIDLRTGASVVTDDPWNDMECGEGIDRASLNLMGVQLELVQEVHKLEKPVIMVYINGRPIAEPWIDEHVHAIVEAWYPGQEGGNAIADILFGDVNPSGRLTVSIPKHAGQLPVYYHAKRTRGKRYLEMDLAPQYPFGYGLSYTEFKYENVRVIPDVIGPDDETQVMVEVTNTGAVAGSEVVQLYITDVSASVTRAEMSLKGFRKIHLEPGQTHTVTFPVQKEHLALIDSRLQSVVEPGEFRLMVGRNSMDWTACSLHIQTVGVEV, from the coding sequence ATGGACTATAAAGATGCTTCGCTTCCCATTCAGGAACGGGTTCAGGATCTGATCGGACGGATGACAACGGCAGAGAAGATTGGACAACTCATTCAGCCGATGGGATGGAAGACGTATGATAAAGCAGATGATGGTACAGTACAGGTGACGGAAGAGTTCAAAGCGGACATGGAACAGGGTGGTGTCGGTTCTCTGTACGGTGTGCTTCGGGCCGATCCATGGACCGAAGTGACGCTGGAAACGGGGCTTACTCCACGGCAGGGAGCCGTTGCCACAAATGTCATTCAGCGGTATGCCATGGAGCATTCCCGGCTGGGCATACCCATTTTGTTTGGGGAAGAGTGTTCCCACGGGCATATGGCGATCGGGGCAACAGTTTTTCCGGTACCGTTAATGGTGGGAAGTACGTGGAATATGGAACTGTACCGCAAGATGTGTGAAGCCATCGCTGTGGAGACCCGGAGCCAAGGGGGAGCGGCAACGTATTCCCCGGTGCTTGATGTCGTACGTGACCCGAGATGGGGACGGACGGAGGAATGTTTTGCCGAAGATCCTTACTTGATTGGTGAATTTGCAGTGGAAGCCATGAAGGGACTACAGGGTGAAGGCCTCGATTCCAACCAGACGATTGTCGCTACACTTAAGCATTTTGCGGCTTATGGCAGCTCGGAGGGTGGGCGCAATGCTGCTCCGGTGCATATGGGCTTACGTGAATTACATGAAATAGATCTGTTGCCGTTCAAAAAAGCAGTGGAAGCCGGGGCTTGTTCCGTCATGACCGCTTATAACGAGATAGATGGCGTACCGTGCACGTCCAGTACGTATCTGCTGAATGACCTTCTGCGCGAGCAGTGGGGTTTTGATGGATTTGTCATTACTGATTTTGGCGCCATTCAGATGTTGGTCCATGGACATAACACCGCCGAGAACGGGGAACAGGCCGTAGCGCAGTCCCTTCAGGCAGGGGTAGACATGGAAATGTCCGGCTACATGTATCGCAAACATCTTGGTCAGGCGCTTGAGCAGGGATCGATCGAAGAGAAGGATCTGGACTTGGCTGTGAGGCGGGTGTTGGAGATGAAATTCAGACTGGGGTTATTCGAACAGCCTTTCGTAGATCCTGACTTTGCAGAACAGGTCATCGGATGTGAAGACCATATTCAGCTGGCGAGAGAAGTCGCGCAAGAGGGGATTGTTTTACTGAAAAATGAGGGCAATACTCTTCCGCTTGCCAAAACAGGTACAAAGCTAGCTGTCATTGGTCCGAACGCGAACCATATCTATAACCAGCTTGGGGACTACACCTCGCCACAGCCGAGAGAACAGATTGTCACCGTACTGGATGGCATTACGCGCAAGCTTGGCGCGGATTCGGGTCAGGTGCTGTACGCACCTGGATGCCGGATTAAAGGCGATTCCAGAGAGGGCTTTGCACAAGCGCTCGCCTGTGCGGAACAGGCCGATGTCATCGTGATGGTGATGGGTGGTTCCAGCGCCCGCGATTTTGGTGAAGGTACGATCGACTTGCGGACAGGTGCGTCTGTGGTAACCGATGATCCATGGAACGACATGGAGTGTGGCGAGGGCATTGACCGGGCATCCCTGAATCTCATGGGTGTTCAATTGGAGCTGGTGCAGGAGGTACATAAGCTGGAAAAACCCGTTATCATGGTCTATATCAACGGCCGTCCCATTGCTGAACCTTGGATTGATGAGCATGTCCATGCGATTGTGGAAGCGTGGTATCCCGGGCAGGAAGGCGGTAACGCGATTGCGGATATACTGTTCGGTGATGTGAATCCATCTGGCCGCCTTACCGTCTCCATTCCCAAGCATGCTGGGCAACTTCCGGTCTACTATCATGCCAAACGCACTCGTGGCAAACGGTATCTGGAGATGGATCTGGCGCCACAGTATCCGTTCGGATATGGACTGAGCTACACCGAATTCAAATACGAGAACGTAAGGGTTATACCGGATGTGATCGGCCCGGACGATGAAACTCAGGTGATGGTTGAAGTCACAAATACCGGAGCGGTTGCGGGAAGTGAGGTTGTGCAGTTGTATATCACGGATGTATCAGCTTCGGTCACGCGAGCTGAAATGTCACTGAAAGGTTTTCGTAAAATCCATCTGGAGCCAGGACAGACCCATACCGTTACGTTCCCTGTGCAAAAGGAACACCTCGCACTGATCGACTCCCGTCTCCAGTCTGTCGTAGAACCGGGTGAATTCAGGCTCATGGTTGGCCGCAATTCTATGGATTGGACCGCCTGCAGTTTGCACATTCAGACGGTGGGGGTGGAGGTATGA